The Sporomusa termitida genome has a window encoding:
- a CDS encoding CHAT domain-containing protein, with amino-acid sequence MEQSDDLRKSILQKKADLTKLKSDKAQALQKVAEHNRIMVRTISPGGLHGLATTASAAPTVDNLFEAAKNQIRQNAQKAIDLVAAIAGLEQEIAHMEQQLYAADQLAKKKARQKVKRPKPIVKKAAEQVTVLFLAANALEDAPLQLDFEARAIQENIRKSEYRDAINFVTRWAAQPLDVLQAINETSPQVVHFSGHGSERDELVLQGDDGKPTLVRLEAIVQVMLSASDTIRLAFFNVCFSDDEAAAVVKYVEAAIGMKTQISDEAARVFAAQFYSALGFGKSLQNAFEQAKAALMLSGIPEQNTPLLYVKEGLDPAQLVLVKT; translated from the coding sequence ATGGAACAAAGTGATGACCTTAGAAAAAGTATTCTGCAAAAAAAAGCGGATTTGACTAAACTAAAAAGCGACAAGGCCCAGGCCCTGCAAAAAGTAGCTGAGCATAATCGGATTATGGTCAGAACCATTTCGCCGGGGGGCCTGCATGGACTGGCAACGACGGCGTCGGCCGCGCCGACCGTGGATAACCTGTTTGAAGCTGCCAAAAACCAGATCAGGCAGAACGCGCAAAAAGCAATCGATCTGGTCGCTGCCATTGCCGGGCTGGAGCAGGAAATTGCCCATATGGAGCAGCAGCTTTATGCCGCCGACCAGCTGGCCAAGAAAAAAGCCCGGCAAAAGGTGAAACGGCCCAAACCCATTGTAAAAAAAGCGGCCGAACAGGTTACTGTCCTGTTCCTGGCAGCCAATGCCCTGGAGGATGCTCCCTTGCAGCTCGACTTCGAAGCCAGAGCCATCCAGGAAAACATCCGCAAATCCGAATACCGCGACGCCATCAACTTTGTCACCCGCTGGGCGGCACAGCCCCTGGACGTTTTGCAGGCCATCAATGAGACCAGTCCGCAGGTGGTTCATTTCAGTGGCCATGGTTCAGAAAGAGATGAGCTGGTGCTGCAGGGCGATGACGGCAAACCGACACTGGTGCGTCTGGAAGCGATTGTGCAGGTCATGCTGAGCGCCTCCGACACCATCCGTTTGGCATTTTTTAATGTCTGCTTTTCCGACGATGAAGCGGCAGCGGTCGTCAAGTATGTGGAGGCGGCCATCGGCATGAAAACCCAGATTAGCGACGAGGCGGCCAGAGTGTTTGCCGCTCAGTTTTATTCGGCCCTCGGCTTCGGCAAATCCCTGCAGAATGCCTTTGAACAAGCGAAAGCGGCACTGATGCTCAGCGGCATACCCGAACAAAATACGCCGCTTCTGTATGTCAAAGAAGGTCTGGACCCGGCGCAGCTCGTATTAGTTAAGACATAA